ctgaggatggattcattcttcatagttttcccaaaagacccggttcatcgtggaaaatggattgcgcgggtgcgaaggacaagagcttcgtgggttccaaatgatttatacagctactaaaaataaaacaatagttttatttttatatttcctctcggaatgtaacaaaagatccgcacgCGCAAGTCAAGGGTGCTAAGTGTGTCGACGTACCCGTCGGCGCTCTGCCTTGTCCGTGGCGCCGAGCgggccgcggaggtggattggacggggaggccgTTTGGCCGCCGCGCAGAGGTGTATCAGATGTGGAGtgttgcacgggtgcaaaggacgagagcttcatgggttgcaaatgacaggtagtaataataattttttttttttcttgggggggggggcataattctctcagaatgtaataaGAGATCCgtgtatgtaagtcaggggtgctaaatgtgtctatgtACCCGTCGGTGCCTCGTCCGCAATGAAcagcttcggccagggtggctcacaCATACTGTgtgggagtctgttgtgagttagaagtgatccgcatatcatctaaatatggctcgaaacgataggtgtaatattgccccggtcacttaactcaattgtgagatgttgtcttctttgaaaagagtttccgtgtcccacagtaggtggcacagcgtgttttcaatggcgaatgtcccggtgtgacgtaatggacAGACTTTGCAGGcaacatggcgaccacttggatgtcgaatgagacttccgcaactttacgcatggatgatgcgttctccgctcatatttattttttcgtttggacattgaagtgaataatatatgtatttttcattacaatatctattttacaatgtttataggcatggcAGTTGACCTTTTAATAAAGTTCCAGCGCTCCCAAGAACAAACGGCTTCTTGTTCCTCTCCCTGCCTGGCAAGTCGCCAGCGTTCTCTCGCAGGTATGAAAAACGCGACGCCTTCATCACAAGGAAGCTTTTGTCACAAGCAAATGTTGACAACGCGACAAACAACGCCGAAGATTCTAATCTCGGGACCGTCGGGTGTCCTTCCAACCTTGGCTCAACCCGTTTGGGTCTCTGTTTGAGCGGACGGTCTTTTTTTCTTCGCGGCGTGGTACTGTCGGACAGCACGCGTGACCTCGGCGGGCGTCCACTGGTGGCGGATGAGGGCGTCCCGCAGCGTGAAGGCGCCGTCTCTGGTGCGCCGGACCCCCTTGCAAACGGCCGTGCTGCGCAGCTCCAGTCCGATCTCGTGCACCACTTTGCGCAGATATTTCTGCGTTTCGTTCATGCACTGGACCTCTGCGAACACATCAAACGAAATCAGCCGGCGGCGGCATTTCGACGACGTTCGCGAGTGTTCAACGTGACGATTTACCCAGAGTGAAGTTGGGAGGCTGGAAGCGGATGCACCTCAGACCTGTCAGAATCGGCGGCGACTTCCCCTCGGGGCCGAGTGCACCTCGCACGGCCATCTCGTAGGCTTCCTGCGACTGCAGGTCCACGTTGGCGTACCTGTGAAGGATAAACACGACCACGTCCGTCAATCACATTTAATGTGTGCTATATGGAAAGAGCAAAAAATGGGGCGTACGTTAACAAAGCCTTTTGATTTGCTCCCTGCAGCATTGCCAGAATTTTCTCCAGCTTATCTAGCGTGATGTGATCTGTTGAGGGGGTGTTGAATGGTGAATGGTCAATAGTCAAGATTGTCATGGTAACAGGGTTAATATAATATCCATgcttctaaaaagaaaaaaaaatgtactgttaTGTAAATGAGGGAGTTATGACATAAAGAATACAGTGCAACATTTTGGAGCTGGATTGCCCTCAATGTCTGTGCACGTTCCTGACTTTCCTACATCCTAATAAACTCGATTTCTAGTTATACGGTCATTTGCAAAAACCACAAAATCCAAAGATGCAGTCTAGTGTTTTGCCAGTTAGGCCTCTGAACTTTTTCattataaatgcatttttccagAAAATTGTAGCTGGGTTCCCCTATTGACACAGTGTCGATTGTCCATGGCTCAAGCTGACATGGATCGTagatacagtacaacctcggttctcgaccacaattcaTTACAGAAGACGACTCGAGAAGTGATttattcgaaaaccaaatcaatatttcccattacaattaatggaaaatgaaataatgcgttctgagcctaaaaaaataggcttttaaatgcatttttttagcttttccttataataaactgcatagtaaaaatacctgtatagtttaaatactttatataataaaataatttaagagattttttttttttttgctaaaaaagtatgctttagtagtagagtaggctagtagtgcattgccgtatctgtagagactcggcccccggccttgtaaacttttttttttttataaacaaaagtccagaaaaactttaaacaacaataatgagggagggaaaaaaaaagcaaaaaaaaagaattttttttacaaaaagtaacgtACAGAAGCATTcactcgtaactcgagttaacgaaatctttgaaacaaaacaaaaatgcagaaatgctaatggaacagaccattattaaagttcacaaaaaataaagcagtgcaaaactatcaactccTGTATCAAacctcttcggtgggggtgactcgccccctggaagttcttttcccaaagaacttatctagtgtcacttctttggagccatgtttgggggttaatagtcctcaataggaagaaaaaacactCCACTGGGACATGTCTGCGTACAGAAcctgcattatacacaataacaactcGTGTCGTGAATGAGCTGGTCGAGGCGcgcacattgttatttctgtgttttgtcCAGGgcattcgagaaccgattttagttcgaaaacagaagcaaaaaaaaaaatctcaaaattttaattctaaaacagatttgttcgagaaccgagtattcacttgTACTGGCTACTGCAAAGTGGATAGCACGCAACGGGCCATACCATAAGTTGACTGTTCCACAACTCGTCCCGTGTGGGAGAAATCATCTGTAGCGGTCCCGAACGCGCCCTCCACAGTGTAGTCCTGAAAACGGAAACACCGTTTCAAGACCGTTCAGTCTACACAGATGGCGCGCAAATGTCGAGGATGCAACCGGGAGAATTTACCCTTGTGACTTTGGTGTTGTAGAGGTCGTTCAGAGCCTTGTTTCCATTCCCGACAGCGAGAACTTGAGGGGAATCAGATATTAAAttcaaatcatccatttcataaaACAATTGCTTGAACCCAACGAAGAACCTACCCATTACGCCGGAGGAAAATCTGTCCAAACGATGTCCAACACCGACTCGAATATGCTGGAATTCAGGCCCAATCACTGGAACATTTTATTCAAGATTTGCTTTACTGTACTTTAGGCAATTCAAACCAGTGTGATAATGCGTGCGTGTACTACATGAATGCAATATATTTATGATAGTGGTGCATATTCACATACCCAAAGGGTGTTTAGAGAGGGCCGGGACACCGGCGACTGTCAGCCCCTTGGGTGACAAGGTGTCACCGCCTGGTGGTGCCAAAAACCGGATCCGCTCTGGAAGAGGCGGCGATGGCAAAGCATCTAAACCTGCAATACAGGTACAGTAAGTACATTGATCTACTATCATCCAATACGTATCTGCGTATTATTTGTGTACTATTTGTCGAGGTGTGGCATGATGCGAACATCTGACCTTTGAGCAGCTTAGTTTCGATGTTGTCCCTCACGAACTTCCATGGGACACCGGCGGGTTTGTAAACGCAAAACAAGCCCTCGAACCTCCGGAAGACGCGAATAGCGGGAGTCGCCATTTGATAACACAAGTTTAATTCAGCGTGTCCGATTTTGAGGACGAAACATGTCGAGAAAGCGCGTGGGCTCACCACGGAGCGTCGCAAAACGACTGCGCATGTGTTGACAATTTTTGCTTGATTTAGAAAGCGGCTGTCTAACACAGCGCCCCCTGCAGTACCGGTCGCGACGTAACACCTTGGTCCGCTGTAACGTTGTAAACGTCGTATTGGATCGAACCGTTTATTTACCTCGACGACTTTCCACACCCTCTGCAAAAGAGGTGACCGTGCTCACGTAAGACAATTATTTGTATGCCCATTTTAAACATACCCAAGCACGTTTGAGACTGTTATGACCTTGCCTCGTTTTCGCTACGCAGACGAAAAGAATGGATACCTCAACAATATATATAAACCGAACAGGCGTTGGTTTGTTATGGTCTGTTTATTGGTACActgaactcttttttttaaaaaacaaacaaaaaaaaaaaaaaacactttattcACACGTAACACTGCTGGCGTCCACATTTAGGCTGTTTCCGGTCAGTTTCCGGGTTACAGAAGACGCGAAAGAACTATCTTCATAACTGATTGAAAGATTCGTCAATCCAACCAATAAATTAATCCGCGTTGCTAAAACCGTTAAAAGAGATGTTTAGCAATACTTGAAAACTTGTAAAATATAGTATACATTTATCCATGAGATTGATATTGACCAACCACCCACACTATTTGGAACATTTAACATGACGAATCTGTGGTTAAATAAGTAAATCTGCCCGGTTTTCGGTTCTTGGGTTTATTGTGGTTTAAACGGTAACACTGCTCTTATGTTTTTCATCGTCTTAGGTTTATGGTTTTGCTGGTAGTCAAGTGGCTTTGCTTCAATTTTGTCTGAATTTATGTTGCGTCTTCAGAAGCATTTTGTAATGGAATTTGTAATGTTACTGTTTGGCCAGTAGGGGGCAGAGCGGTGCAACGACACCGacccaaaaataagaaaatgttaACTTGTAGTtgcctgtactgtatcttaatattcatattcaaattcAATTACATCATAAAGGTCTGTCAATTTTCCAAATGTCCGTGTGACTTCAGGACGTGTGTCTACAATGGCTCTGCGTGTTCCCACTCTCAAGTTTAATTGAATTGCCACAAGATAACAGACACATTCAGAGTTTGGGAATAGTTTGGCCATTTTGCTCAGTTCCGTGATTCAGCCTTCATACCGCTCTTCTCTGCCTATTCGTCACCGTCTAGACGAAAGAATTCCCCAAGAAACAATGTAGTCCCTCATCCTTAATTTCCATATCAAACTTTTGAGGACGTCGATGGCAAAAAATTTCACTTTTACCAACTATGTCAGACTAAGTCTTGTTAGGATGAAGAATTCCCAGTGCTGATCCGGTTTGTGGAATGTAAAGCTGTCATGTGTCCTACGCAGGCAGCCGTGATGCGAGCTCCTCTGCGGTGGGTGCTGTGGGACGTGAAAGACACCCTGCTAAGGGTCCGTTCCTCGGTCAGTGAGCAGTACTGCGACGAGGCCAGACGGGTGGGCCTGAGCCTCGGGCCCGCCGAAGTGGACGCCGCGTTCCGCCGGGCGTATGGACATCATTGCAGCCGGTTCCCAAACTACGGCGTCGCTCAGGGAATGGACGGAAAGTCTTGGTGGACGGCGGTGGTGAAGGCCACCTTCTCTCATTGCGGCGTGCGCGACCCGGTCCTGCTCACTACAGTGGCCCGCAACCTCTACCAGAACTTTGGCCATGCAAAGAACTGGGAGGTAAATGAAACAGCAACTTGGGTAAAAGAAAGATTACACATAAATTCAAACGTTTAGAGATGGTCACATTAAGTTCATCTTTTATGGTGCGTTTTAGGTTCAACCTGAACTTTCAACCGAAAGTCGATTAGTATCCCTAACTTGTCCTTTCTTTTATATTTGAGGTATTTCCGGACTCAAAGTCAGCTCTGGTGAGCTGCACCTCGCTAGGACTGCAACTTGGAGTGGTTTCCAACTTCGACAACCGCCTGGAAGCCATCTTATGCGCTTGCGGGCTGCGTGCTCACTTTGACTTTCTAGTGACGTCGGAGGCAGCGGGCGTCGACAAGCCCAACGCGGCCATCTTTGATCAGGCCATACGGAAGTGCGGCGTGCCCCCCGGCAGCGTAGCTCACGTCGGGGACCATTACGTCAACGATTACGTGGCGTCTCGCTTAGCCGGAATCCACGGCTTCCTTTTAGATAGAAAAAATGACTCGGATGGACGACCCGTCCCACGAGAGCATCGGCTTTCGTCGTTGGATGAGCTGCCCGCACGGCTTAAGAAACACATGGATGAATGCtcctgattattatttttattattatctaaCATGTCAACATTACATAACTGTCCTTTGACAGTGATTCTTGCAAAATAAATTTCAATGATAAAATTCTTTTAAATGCTTCTTTGCATCCTGACTACTTTAAAAGCTGTGGAGAACAGTGCCACAGTGTGGGTCTCCCATCTTAAGTCATACTGTTGCCCCTCTAGTGTGACCCTAAACCACTACGACAGTCTAGTATAGCGCTTGTggacctacgtcatcaaatcacgtcactggccggaagtgccggtcaaacaaagcaatcttcaatgctaagtcggttggagacggtaCGAAAATATCTTACAGCACAAaccccagagttttgtcccataccgttaaacatttagaacgcgataataaatgaaggtacgtggaaaaatgagacacttggcatagaggaaccatatttaatgccgaagtcgatgttttcgccgataagaaattggactattaacccgcttctgcttgtcttggacaactggacatgaatctggtgagtaagtcgttgagatttactcggaagagtttgaaagtgtagaaaagtctggacgcgaacaaatactttgttgctggatcaaTCAAGACtaaatcccacatcgtgatgGAGCTacgcagatttttttcaatacaaataccaatatttaaagaaatgacccctggttttacacaaacatgTAGTCATTAACgacgattgggggggggggggagtcggctcctccatacacgaaggttgttgtggccacacattcaacttcagtaaacctctgcatgacagacattttttcaaatatgcattgttctcaaatgagtccagtgcctatttaaaaaaagaaaaactgctgagataggcttcagcccccgtacacggaagcgcgttgcggccacatgttgaacttcggtaaacctctgcatgactgacggtttattttccttttttaaatacaaaaattggaatcatttgagaacaatggatattttaaaaaaaaaaaaaggtctgttggggagaggtttacccaagtttaacgtgtggccgcaacacgcttctgtgtacgttggagagtactttttttttttttttaaatatgcattgttgtcaaatgagccaacttggcattataaatacttcttgagaatttgagattgggaagaataattcctacctgaagtgaagtgattgctacacaggcatgtgtggAATTTTGTTGggtaccatccatcacgtttaaatgttgaaatccatcaattttttcatcctcttttcagatggtattccaaaGAATGATCGCTTTTGAATacctgtctcgtctattgtgacaaccgacagcacaacaagtctcgggcattgtgaatattctgctccggttcaatgtcccccccaCACCGTgtagcagctctttttgaccggcaatatggcgccgtgaaaacggtgacgacaggtgcacgagctctattgttATATTTGATCCACCGTAATTCAGGATCACGGTCGGCAATTCAAAAGTGTGCCACAACAAGCACTTGGGTTCATTTCTTTTGACTTAAAGTATATGTAATTATGATATGGGACACGTACAGGATGCATTTAGTTGTAATAGTTTAATTAATGTGTTATACAGCACAGgatgttgtcattcatccattttctcatcaGGGTTGTGGTTGAGCTgggtggagcctgtcccaggcaaacaaccattcacactcacgtttACACCCAGAGACAATGTGGAGTCTTTCAGAAACCTAACGTATGTTTGTTGAGTGTGGGAGAAAGCTCCAGGCAGGACACCCACATAATGACAGGGAGAATACATTAGCATAATTGCATCATTTACTTTTAACTTAGTCACGTtttcaaaaatatcaaaaagcGCAAGAATGCCATGAAGGTAACGGCATGCAAAACGGACACAGGAAGGTCTGAGTTGCGATTCGGACTACAGAACGTCACGCTCCAGAATATTGAGTTAGACATGCGCCATTCGTATCCCAGGCCTTCCtaatattttcaaatcattcatAAATAAGACGATAGCAAAACTCATTGGCAGTTTTCTACATAATCATGCAGCGTTGCAAAAGTGCCGTGCAGACATGCTTTTAACGATTTAATAGTGAGAGCGAACCAGTTTCTTAACCCTAATTGCTTAGAAAATACTCCCATTTGAAGCCATCTGGCCTAAGGCCGATCGTACTCAAACGGGACCCAAAAGAGGAATCCCAGGGAAAAGACCAGAATGGCTCCGCGATTCAAAGCAGAGCCTCTTACGGTGAATCAGGATTGACACAAGTCCAAGATCAGATTGAAGAGGTCAAGAGGGATGCGTAAAGGTTCACGACGACAAAACCTTGATGGCGAGTGTTGAAATGCGATGACCAAACCAGTCCCTGCTCCAtattcttgtgattttttttacattttttttgcacctgtATTTTCACCTCTTGACATTTGTACGTTAGCGTCTATCGCAGCTCTCCGGGGAAGAGCTGCTTAACTCAAAGCTGTTTTAGAAGCTCAGCCAGACGGCTCTAAAAGGCTCTGGAGAAATCCACTTGTGTAATGATGGgattgttaaaaagaaaaaaaaaaaaaccgtggggggggggggctaggcAGGACTTTCCGCTCTCAGACGCACTTTGTTATGAGGGAACATGTCTCAGCATCTGTACGTTATTCAAACATGTTTGCCAACTAATATTTTTGGTAAAGCAAGAATGACTTTTAAAATCCTATGAGCACTAGATACATAATCAGTCCATTAAGAATTCTGTCCAACTGTTGATTAATCGTGTCTTGATGCAATTGAGAAGTCTTGGCAGCAATCAGCAGTTGTTTCATTCCGAGctaccggaatttccggcctccaGAGTGTaccggattataagcctcacccagtacatttgtaacggaaatgccatttggtacatacataagccgcacctgtctaaaagcccaagtgcctacattgaaacacgagatattgacaaagaaagatggtaaacagaaagagttttcaaactttCAATACCTTGTcctatcttaacatagcaacaacacgaacagggctggttaaaaaaaaaaaaaaaaaaaaaaaagcataccggtaaaaatcactgagacacggcagtaacactgcAGCAGCATGCTAGggcagtgctaacactagcacagcgctaacagggcttgttaaaacaaacataccagtaaaaatcactgagacacggcagtaacacagcagcgagatcctaacacagcgctaacggtagagcagcgctaacagggccggttgaaaaaattaccagtaaaaaaaaaaaaaaaaaaaaaaaaaaaatcactgagacacgcgaGTAACGCAGCAGAaacacggttaaaaaaaaaaaaaaaaaaaaaaaaaacggtaaaaataaCTGTAATAcgctagtaacacagcagcaacacgttagcacagtgctaacactagtgcagcgATAaccgggccggttaaaaaaaaaaaaaataccggtaaaaataactaataagctagtaacgcagcagcaacacgctagcacagtgctaacgctagtgcagcgatAACAGGgcgggataaaaaaaataaaaaataaaaaaaaaaaaaaaaaaaaaaaaaaaacttactggtaaaaatcaccgagacacggcagtaacacagcagcaacacgctagcacagcgctaagaccagtgcagcgctaacaaggcgggttaaaaaaaaaaaaaaaaaaaaaaaaaaaaaaaaaaaaaacggtaaaagtcactccctcggcacatatattccacttgtTTCACTCTTATGTTTTCTgctcgagttcccccttgcggccgttagaaaaaaaatgcccaccgcatcaccgcagggttaaaagcgtgtgaaaaaagtcgcagtttataggccggaaatttcgGTAGTTTGCAGTCTAAAGGAGAGCAACAATGACGTCAGCTACGAGAAGCTGAGCTCGCTAGTTGCAGCATCTTTCTCCAAAGTTCATGGCTAACAAGTAAGCTAATATTGTTTTCTTaaaatcttgaaaaacaaatgaagaaggaaaaaaaagccagtcAGACCTTTGcaaatttaattcatttcaaaaacaaaatgcaggtAACAAACCAAATGAGACACcacaaatgtgacaaagcaCGTGTCAAGGATCGGTTCGACCCTCTTTTAGATTGTAAATGCATGTAAAGCTACAATATTGTATGTGTGAGTGGCCCGTAAACACAACACACGTTTTCACACATCAAAGCTGCGCGCAAGATGAGACACGAAAGCAGACTCGGCAAACGAACAGAAACAAACGTATGGTCGGACCCCTCGCTCTCTTTCGGCATCTTTATACCAAGACATTCAATTCCCGGTGGAAGCTGCCACACCaaaactgacccccccccccccccccattatcaGTGTCAGTTTAAACATTCACGATGAGGTTTTTGGAGCTAAGTTTTTATTTCGTCGTTCTTTAAAAAGTATTCCAATTCCCGATAGAGACGAGGCTAAAACACACCACTCAAGTAGAGAATTCAATTCAAACAAGTGCCCCAAAATAgtaaaaaattgtgttttcaaaGTGCGGATTTTTAGGAAGCGTGAGCAATCTCGCAGAAAAGTGCCATCATAATTAAAAATTCCCGTGGGATGACGAGCACccaacgtgtgtgtgtgagtagtGTGTTTCAGATTTCTTATTTTTGACCTTCTCTAGCTTTTCGACGCAAAACTTGCTAAGAAGGAACACGTTTAAGTTCGGCTCGCGGACCGCAAATAAAACCAACACGATTTTACCATCATGGGAGTTCATCATATCAGAAGAAATATATTATATGTCTGATCGATATCCAAGGATCTTCATCCATTCTGCGGGTCAATTCCCAGTTCTGTCAagtgaaatgtgttttctttatatatatatatctatatatatatagatatatatatatatctatatatatataaaaaggaCAGTAAAACTGTAGTTTAAAGCGTCAGCATCATACGTGCGACAAGTTCTGAAAAGTGCGTAAAGTTAATAAAAGACATTCAACGGGAATTTGGAGGTGGGGTAAGTTAACGGACTTGCACGGTCCCCCAAAATCCGCACAGGATGATCAGTATCCTCATAGAAGTCTTCTCGTGAAGAAATGGTAATTCGTCTTCTTAACTCCAAACGGTTGAATGTTTATTTCCACGTGAGGATTGGGGGAGGTTGGGATTCCCGTCTTGCCGTCCAAAGTCAACGGGATGCCATGCGAAGGATCGTCCTACCTTATTTCACGCGAGTCTTGCCTCAGTCTCCTTCGCTCGTACCGCTTTGGGGGCAGTCTTAAGACCTGACAGCTGATAGGGAAGCACCAGGACGAGGATCCGCACTTCTGTCTTCTCACACCACTGGAAGGAAAACGTCAATACGGTGAAgactcggttttcgaacgtccccgttctcgaacaaatcaaattttgagatttttttttcactcctgttttcgaacgaaaatcggtactcgaacgcctccggcaaaacccggaaataacataacgagTGCGGCCAGGCCAGCTCATCTGTGACGCGCTTCGAAGATTTCATTAACTTGAGTTAggagttcatgtttttgtatgttgcttttgtaaaaaataattttcattattgttgtttaaagtgattctgcacttttgttaataataatttaaaaaaaaaaaaaaaaaaaaaaacatttacaaggcTCGAAGCCGAGTCGCTCCAGATAGGGCAATGCACTCCAACCCTCGCTTTCtccactactaaagcatacattttaagcaaaaattaaatatgtttcttcaattattttatgatataaagaatttaaactatacatgtatgtctactgtgcagtttattatcaggaaaagctaaaaaaaatgcttttaaaagtctaattttttaggtttggaacgcattatttcgtTTTCCATGAATTGTAACGGGAAATATCGATCtcctttttgaacaaatcactactcgaaccgccttctggaacagattgtggtcgagaaacgaggttgtactgtattacgATCCAAGTCAGCTAGAGCCACGGAAAATCGGCACCGTTTCAAAAGGGAATCCGGCTAcaattttctggaaaaatacatttttcatgaaaaagttCAGAGGCCAAACTGGCAAAACCCGAGACTGCATCTTTGGATTTTGTGGTTTTTGCCAATGACCGTATAACGAGAAATGGAGTTTATTACGATGTAGGAAAGTCAGGAACGTGCACAGACATTGATGGCAATCCAGctccaaaatgtttctttccaATTAAGTattgaaacatatttatttcTGTTAACACAATCAACACTGTCTGCAATACAGCTATGAGCAAAGAAAGTAAAGGTAAGCTACAGTGGATTAGAAAAAGTCAGCACACCCCTGTCAACATGGCAAGCTTTTAGAATTAAAAGGAGAGGTGCTCTATAAATTTAATTACCGTAATTGCCGCCCTGGTTATAAAcatcatccagtacatttgtaaaggaaataccatttggtacacacacacgccacagctgtgtaaaagctgtaAGTGCCCACAtagaaaccgacattgaaacacgagatatttacaaagaaagacagcacaCAGAGAGT
This portion of the Syngnathoides biaculeatus isolate LvHL_M chromosome 10, ASM1980259v1, whole genome shotgun sequence genome encodes:
- the trub2 gene encoding mitochondrial mRNA pseudouridine synthase TRUB2, translating into MATPAIRVFRRFEGLFCVYKPAGVPWKFVRDNIETKLLKGLDALPSPPLPERIRFLAPPGGDTLSPKGLTVAGVPALSKHPLVIGPEFQHIRVGVGHRLDRFSSGVMVLAVGNGNKALNDLYNTKVTRDYTVEGAFGTATDDFSHTGRVVEQSTYDHITLDKLEKILAMLQGANQKALLTYANVDLQSQEAYEMAVRGALGPEGKSPPILTGLRCIRFQPPNFTLEVQCMNETQKYLRKVVHEIGLELRSTAVCKGVRRTRDGAFTLRDALIRHQWTPAEVTRAVRQYHAAKKKRPSAQTETQTG
- the hdhd3 gene encoding haloacid dehalogenase-like hydrolase domain-containing protein 3 is translated as MRAPLRWVLWDVKDTLLRVRSSVSEQYCDEARRVGLSLGPAEVDAAFRRAYGHHCSRFPNYGVAQGMDGKSWWTAVVKATFSHCGVRDPVLLTTVARNLYQNFGHAKNWEVFPDSKSALVSCTSLGLQLGVVSNFDNRLEAILCACGLRAHFDFLVTSEAAGVDKPNAAIFDQAIRKCGVPPGSVAHVGDHYVNDYVASRLAGIHGFLLDRKNDSDGRPVPREHRLSSLDELPARLKKHMDECS